The genomic interval CATCTCTCAAATCTAAGCCAGCCTTACAGTCCGCCCAGACTCAGAGCAGCCTCAGGTCAGTGCTAGCACTGCCTTCCTTCTCTTGTGCCCCTGTGCCCCTGTGCCCAGAGCATCCTTGGAATTCATGACTCAGGGCAGCCCTGAAGAGGATGAGGGCCCCACTCAGACCTGAGCTGTGCACGTGGGCAGTGAGGGGACCCAGCAGCACAGCTGAGTTGCACCGAGCACCTGGGGGAGGAACGAGCCCCATGTGCCCTGTCCACCCTCGTGCTGCCTCTGGTCTTCCCGCCCCACCCCTTTGGTCCGGATCCAGACAGTCTGGCCCTCTCCCTGggtctctcccttcctctgctctgaCGCACTCCATGCAGAAGCCGCCCAGGCCCCGCTGCTCACCTGCTTTGCCCCAGGCCTCCGCACTGATGTTCTGGGTGATGGGCTTGGTCCAGTTGTACTCCCACTCGTCGTCCTCCGTGAGCCCATAGAACTGGACTTGGCAGCGGAAGTGGTTGCGGGGGTTGTGCCAGAAGGCGGCGGTGACCCTCAGCCGGCTGCTCAGACAGTAGCTGGAGTCATTGCGGCTGGGGTCCTCCCTGTAGGGCTGAAGGTCCGTGCTGACCCCGCTCTGGACCTGCTTCCCGTTCACCCACCAGCTCAGCTCCACGTGGTCGGGGTAGAAGCCTGTGGCCAGGCACACGAGGGTGGCCTTCTGGGTCCGGGAGATCTCCGCTTCCGATGGTTCAAACACGGCCACCTTGGGTGGTCTCACCTGCTGCAGGTCCTCTGCAAGGAAGGGGGGTTGGGGCCAGGGCTGCTCTGAGGGCTGGGAGGTATGTtatggccgtgtgtgtgtgtgtgtgtgtgtgtgtgtgtgttagactgagtgtgtgagtgtgtgcatgtgagagAGGGCAGGACAGGAGCTTATCATGAGGCCAAATTATGTAGCTGTGTTTTGGGGGGTCACCACCCCACTCCCCTGTGATCTTTCTACCTCCACGTGCCCGTCCTGTGTACTCACCCTATGACAGGCCTGGCTACTGTGTCTCCATCCCTGAAGGTGGCATTACCAATGGCACTGCCCAACATCCTGAGTAATGGCTCTCCTTTCACATTATTTGATTTCTCATCCAGCCATACAGACCTGCCTGTCTACTCCTCCCTGTAATGTGCTGTCATTATGTAAATAGAGCACTGGATTGGAATCAGAAAGACAgagttcaggagttctcatcatggctcagcagtaatgaacccgactagtatccatgaggatgcaggttcaatccctagcctccctcagtaggttaaggatccattgttgctatgagctgtgatgtaggtcgaagatgcagctcagatcccacattgctgtggctgtggtgcaagccagaggctacagctctgagtcgacccttagcctggaaacctccatgtgtcctgggtatggccctaaaaagaagaaagagagaaagaaagagagaaagagaggaagaaagagaggaaggaaggaaggaaggaaggaaggaagaaagaaagaaagaaagaaagaaagaaagaaagaaagaaaaagagagagagagacagagagagagagagagaaagaaagaaagaaaagaacaaacaagacaAGAGTTCAAATCTGATTTGCCCACCAGTGTGAGTTCAGATGGTCTCTCAGTTTCCTTGCATCGCTCTTTGCTTGGGAAGAGAAAATCTCCACACTGActgtcggggggtgggggcggtagAGACTACACAACATAAGGATTCAGAAAGCCCCTGCCCTCAGCTGGGTTACATGTATGTGAGTTGGAGGGGCTGAGCAGTGAAGGCAACTTGGGCCTAAGAAGGGCCTCTGGGGTTTGCTGCAGAGGACAATATAGAGGTGGCATATTTTGTGGGCTCCCGTGAGGACATCCTTTGGATTGGGGTGTGCTCATGAGAATGGGGGGTTTTCTGACTTTTGGGTGCTTCGTGAGGCCATCCTAGCCGTTCTTCTGCCTCTGGGTACCCCTGAGCCTCCTCGGCTCTGACAGACACTCATCTTCAACCTTCTTTGCCCCCTGGCTTCCACATGTTCACCCTTTCCCCACCAGCAAGCTGCCTAAAAGTGGCCCTGAGATCATCAGAGCATCTTCTGACTACAGGGCTCCCTGGGGAGGGCAAAGCGAGCTTGCCTCCCTGTTTGTGTGTCCCTGTGGGGTATGAGCAGCAGGCTTCCCCAAGTGGGTGTGACCGCCTGTCCTGGCAAGCTTCTGTGCTGTGTGCATGGCTGGGGGGTGGCCTAGGCTCAGACAGAATTAGCAACTTTCTCTTGTTCCAGCCCCCCTCTGTCACATACCCAGCTCTTCATCCCTCATCCACACGCCAACCCTggcccacccccccccctttgtcactggtctcccctccctccccataaCCTCAGAATTACAATCCAACTTTGCTGCATACTCTACATGGAGCTAGTATTGTTCTTCATAGCAGATTTAGCAGCAGGTTGGTTGATGACTTTGTATAGCAGAGGGAAGCTGTACACAGATTCACCTGTCCAAGTTCATTAAAGGGCCACGCTTAGAACCCAGGTTCACCTGCATCAAAGatctctgtcttttctccagcCTGTCTGTCACAGGAGCCCTGACTGCCTCTGGGAACAGCTCAGCGGAGCCACACTGGCTCCATCTTAATGGGACTAACTACAAACAGAGCCTACTCTTGTCCAATAATCCAGGTAAATATACGCTTGCTGAGGGTAGACACTCTGGGGTCTCATGTTCTCATCACCATGAGGCCTTTgttgatgttattattatttttttttaatgtttgttcgTGATAGCtgtttctcaggccagggattgaatttgagctcctgctgagacctatgctgcagctgcggcaacgcctgatcccttACCTCATGGTGGCCTGCCTGGGGATCAAGCCTAGTGCCTCCACAGagagctgagctgctgcagtctgattcccaaccacggagccacagtggaactcccaggGGGTCTTTAAGGTCCCTTTCCAGAAATAAGGGCCTGAGGTTCTCCTGGGAGAATTCCTTGCCAATATCTGCATTTTAATATACCTCCTTCCTCAGCTGGCTGTTCAACCTTGTTCCACTCGAATACCTAGTTTGAGGAGGgagactgggggctgggggcaggcaggATGTACCTGGGGAGTGGATCCACCTCAGTGGGGATGTCCCATCAAGCCCATGTATGCTGTACACACAGCCTGGCACTCAGGGGTCTGGGGCTcagcaggaggggcagggggttcaaatctcttatttatttatttttactgctgtccctggggcacatggaggttcccaggttaggggtccaattggaaccaTAGCCgctgacctgcatcacagccacggcaacggcAATGCGGGACCCCAGCcgctctgcgacctacaccacagctcagggcaatgctggatccttaactcactgagcgaagccagggatcaaacccagatccacaacgggaactcctaaaacctaaTTTTAAATCCCAGCTTCTAAAGACTCAATCCGCAAACCCTGCTTGTTAGGATTCTTTTCCTCACTGCctggtctttctctctctctctctctcactagtTAACCTCTCTCTGTTCCACTCTTGTTCATCATCCTATTCCTCCTCCTCTGTTCAGTCAAACCCTCCTCCTACCTCCCAAGAGCTGGCTCTGCAGGGGAGCCACCATCCCTGCTGTTGGCTGTTCCTCTAGCTCCCTGTCCCTCTGCAGGCGCTACAGCCCTGCAACCCTTCCTACTGCCCAGGGTTGCCCTCCTCAGTCTTTTTCTCCAATCAAGGGGCTCACAGACTCCCCATAAATCCTCTTTTCACTATGGCTCCCGCTGCCCCTATATAcctcagagaaaaaaagaccaaagcccCTCTTGCCCTCTGTCTCTGTTCTAGTATACAAtccgccccccccaaccccttatCCCTTGCAGAGCTGGCCCCACTGATGGACAACTGTCCAAGTGTCCCACCTCCAGCCCACCCTACCTTTCTCAGGAGATGCAGGGACCCCAAATGGAAAGCAAGAAGAAAGCAAATCTCACCTATGATGGTGAGCCTGGTGCCTGGGCCAAAATACCGCTCCTGAGAGCACACAGTCCCAGCCCAGCAGGCAAACTCGCCAGTGCTCAGCCCTCAGGCTCCTGGGTCCCAGTGCCTGGCTCCAGCGCAGGGAGGGGACCTGGTGCCCAGATCTGCCCACCCTGCACTACTGGCGCCTTCCATCCCACCCTGCCACCGGCTCCCTGGCTCACAGACACTCACCCGCACAGTCGGCTGCCTGCCAGCCCCAAAGCTCTGGGCGGCACCTGCAGAACACAGCCCTGGGACTACCCACGAAACCCCAGCCGCGCTGCCCACGCTCACCTAGCACCAGGAGCCGGGTGCCCGGCCCGAAGTACTGGGTCTCTGAATCACGGCCCCCCAACCCCGTGCAaaatccctcccctccctgcatccCGCCCTGTCCTGGCGTCCCCTCTCACCTAGCACCGTCAGCCAGGTGCCTGGGCCAAAGTGCTGAGTGTTTTGACTCACAGCCAAAGTTAGCAGCACAAAAATGGGTCCTGCCACCCAGCACCCTTTCCAAGAGCCTCACTCCCCTCCGTGGAGCCCCAGGACACCACCTTGCTCACCTAGCACTGTCAGGCGGGTGCCCTCGCCGAAATACAGAGGGTCTGTGCTCACAGCCCTGAGGCCCAGGACAAAAACCAGCGCTCTCCCCTCCTGAAGCCCAAGACTCAAACCCAAGTCCCACTAACCCTGAGCACAGCTCCACATGTAGTTGGGCAGctgccccctctctccctcctgccccagggaaTCCAGCTGCCCACCTTACCCAGCACAGTCAGCCTGGAACCATCCCCAAAGTACAGCTGTGCCGCATTCACACAGCTCTGGGGACTCAGGCACAAACTGAGCCTTCCCTGAGTACAGCCTGGAGGGTCTGAAGTCCACTCCCTGGAAGCCAGGGTCCAGGGGGTCACCCAGGCTGGGCAGCCCACTCTCACTCACACCCTGGAGAGGCTGTCTTACCCAGCACAGTGAGCCTGGTTCCTGGTCCAAAATGCTGCTCAGCGTACCACAGTGCAAAGGGCTGCCCTCAATTCCTCCTGGCTGCCCCACATCCCCTGGCACAGGCTGAGGACCACCCTCCTTCTCCCTGCAGCGTCTCTCTTCCCACCTACCTCCAGAACCAGCTGGACTCAGGAATCTGGACACTGCTCGAGCTCACCCCCAGTCTGCAGAGAACCAACTCGGCTTGGGGACAACACCGTGGGTGGGAAATCCGAAGGGATACTGGTGAgggagggtggggttggggagggttCCAGGCCAGACCCTGCCTCTCACTGCTTCTGAGACCTGCAACCTCTCAGGCCTCAGTCACTCCACCTGGATGGGGTCATCTCCTTGCCCCCGGCGTGGTTGTGAGTGCTTAACAAGTACCACACCTGCAAGTACTTTGGCAGAGGGCCCTTGGATGAAAAGCGCTGGAGGATGAGCCCACTTGGATGCCTTGATTCTTCCCTTGGCTGGAAGCTGGAAGCGGAACGCAGAGCGGGCAGGCAGAGATGTTCCCTGAGTCCCGGTCTCTCCCTGGGAGACCATGTCCAGGAGCAGCTCCACAGCCCgctcccagctcctctccccagcTTGAGCCGGGGGTGTCTCCCCCTGGGCTCCGTGGAGCTATTTCTGAGGCAGGGCTTTTTGTAAAAGCACCTCCTCCACCTGTATCACCGTGCCCCCCCCCATAGCTCCCACAATGTTACAGCAGGATACAAAATGTTTTCTCCCCTGGGTCCCCTTCCCTCAGCCGCAtgggcagaggcaggaagtgcAGGTGGcagagtggggctgggaaaaGCCCAAGTCAGGGTACCTTGACAGTGGGGAGGGGCTTGGGGAAAGGCAAGCGGTGGGGGAGGGAAGCCCCTCGCTGCAACCCCGGGCCGCTCTGTGGAGATCACCTAGGTCATGAGGTCGCCCCTGGGGGACTCAGTGTGTCCACCTGCACAGAGGGACATTTATAGTGAGGCGGAGTGGGAGGAGCATCCACAGAGCAGGTGGCCACTTAGGGCAGGAGGACGCAGCCTGAGCGCTCTGAACCTCCCCATTGCCTCCTGAGAGAGAGCCAAGCTCAcgtccattcatttattcctcaaatatttaaCGCACATCGACCACGGGCCAGGCCTCCTGGCAGTGGCAAGGATGGGCTCCACTCTCAGAGTGGGATGCACTGTTGTGCCTTTTCAGCCCTCCATTTCAAACCTCATGTGTTGACTCCATAAATACTATTGAGTGCCTGCAATGTGCCAGGCTCTTTTCTAGACACTAGAGAAACGCTAGCGAAATAAACAGACGAAAACCATGCACGCATCGCAGTTCAATCCTATGTTTGATACTTGGAAACAACCATTTTTATCATGTTCTTGTGTATCCTTCCAGAAATAAACTATGTATGTACAAGCCAATACAACCCTGCATTTTTCCTCCCAGAACGCAGGGGTAGCACAACCATCACGCTATTCCACCCCTTGATGTCTCAATGAACACTCTACCACGGAGAGGGCTTCTAGGAAAACAGAGAATCAGGTTACTTTATTTGcttaattattgtctttttagggctgcacctgcagcatatggaagttctcaggctaggggttgaataagagttgcagctgccagtctacaccacagccaggggacctgggatccaagctgctttgGCAACCTACtcagcagctcagggcaatgcttcatcctaacccactgagcgaggcaagggatcgaactcccatcctcagggacactagtcgcACCCTTagcacgctgagccacaatgggaactccaagccttacTTTTGATAACTTCCATCTTGGAACCCTATGCCCAGCTGAGTGGAACTACTAAGAGGTACCCGACCGGGCACTTTCAGCCCCCATTCATGTCTCTGACTGTCCTGACTCCTCTCCTGCCTGGATAAATGATAccaattcttccttttttgaaatcttggtctttttagggctgcacctgcggcacatggaggttcccaggctagaggtcgaatgggggCTGTAgatgctagcctatgccacagtcacagcaatgccagatctgagccacgactgggacccacaccacggctcagtgcaatgccagatccttaacccactgagcaagaacagggatggaacctgcgtcct from Sus scrofa isolate TJ Tabasco breed Duroc chromosome 18, Sscrofa11.1, whole genome shotgun sequence carries:
- the LOC100621559 gene encoding T-cell receptor beta-1 chain C region, yielding MQGGEGFCTGLGGRDSETQYFGPGTRLLVLGERGQRGWGFVGSPRAVFCRCRPELWGWQAADCAEDLQQVRPPKVAVFEPSEAEISRTQKATLVCLATGFYPDHVELSWWVNGKQVQSGVSTDLQPYREDPSRNDSSYCLSSRLRVTAAFWHNPRNHFRCQVQFYGLTEDDEWEYNWTKPITQNISAEAWGKAASYQQGVLSATLLYEILLGKAALYAVLVSALVLMATVKRKGA